The window CTTCATTCCGACCCTTAACATCACCGACACCTAAGAACCACGAATACACTATAACAATACAGGAAGCTTTAAACTAATActcaaacaaagcaaagcgtTTACTTGTATGCATATAACAATCATTGAAAGTAAACTGCCGAGAAATCTTTATAAAATTGGTATCGAGGAAGGCTTCTAGTCTCCAACAGACTCAGATCTAACTCAACTTGACATCGAACCAGCTTTAAACATTTTTATACGCCTTACGCCATATTCTCAACCCATTCATTAGAAACTCcattcatcaactccatTAGTCGATGAGCATggtatcatcaccatccagCGCCGGGCCTGTTTGCTCGATGGGTACACCACGGCCTCGTCCGGCCAACAGCTCTCTCCTCACCTCAGGTCCAATAGCAGAGTGGCCATGTGTcaggagaagatcaagtAGGGCCTCACGCTGATCTTCTGTGACATCACCCTTGTAACGCTGGGCAAATGCAAGCAAACACTGGTGCCAGATAACAGGCAACTTAGTCTTGGCATCTCCCTCGTTGATACCAGACATGTTGTCACCGGCCTTGACTGAAGCAGGATCGACACTTCGGAATCGCAGGAAGTGGAAGACCAGGGCATCGATAACCTGGAAGGGGAGCGCGTAtttcttctcgagaagggccttgatgaagatgttggtggCACCTCCACCCTCGGTACCGTGCGATGCCTCCTGAGCAGCGATATCGCAGAGTCCCTTCAGAGCAGCGGCAGAGTGAAGAACGGGAATAGAGACTCGGACCAAGGCAGCAGAAATAATATGAGCCTCTCGGAGTGTGCATGTTCCGCTGCCAACGAGGGGGAACAGGAATCCCTTGAAGAAAGCAGCAGGCTTGTAAAGAGCCTTCTTGAGCGAGTTGAACAAGTGAacattgagcttcttggttTCGTAGATCTCCTCACGGACACGGTCTAGGATGACCATCTCCATAAATCGCTGAGCCACTTGAGGCTTGCTTGAAATGAAGATTCTTGTCATTTGATAACAGGCGTTAGTTGACCAGCTCTCGGGTTGGGTGATGTTAACGAGAGCCTCCCAGTTCGGCACTGTTGGCATGATTTTCGCAGGCTTTGGCAAGGGACCGGACTTGTATCGCGCAAGGATTTGGCCAACCCTATAATTGTTAGCTTCTGTTAATTCCCAGCAAATGGTGATTGAGCTTACTTGGTGTATACATCGACAACCTTTTCGGGCAGCTCAAACTCTTCCTCGTCGGGGGGTCCCAGGTTGTTCTCACGTCGCTCCTGCGCCGCCTCGTGGGCAGCAATCTTCTCCAGAATCAGATCTGCAAGGTTGACGCTGTCGCCTTGCTCCTCTCCGGTGGGCTTGAGATCCCAACCGTGCTTGAGCAaatcgtcatcctcctcgtcggGCATGAACTTTCGGTACATGTCAAGGTCATTGGGATCAacctcaatctcttcaacaacctcgtcatcctcgccCCAagcctcgtcgtcgtcgtagaccttgttctcatcctcagcctcgtcgCCAAATCGCGAATCGTAACCGAAGTTGTCGATAGTGGGCTTAGCAGCGACAGGCTTGCCagcattctcctcctcagccaACTCGCGACCTATGCGCAAGATTGTTCGAGAGGCGCGGTCGTCAACAAAGTTTTCCGCCTCATCATCGTTGCCTtttgatctcttcttggaaggcttgttcttgaggataCCAGTAGCTGTGATGTCATCCTCGAGAGGGTTATGTCGTCGTGTCTGCCGCATGGCAGTAGGGGTAGTGGCTTTGGGCATTTTGGGCGTATTAAACTTGGAGATATCACAATGTGGGTGGCCTTGGAGTTGCTGTTAGGTAGAATTTCAAAAAATTTGCCTTATCGATAAAGACCCCTCTTGCTTAAACTCGCCTAGCGCATGCTCTCGGCTCACAAAGGTGGCTCACCGCTTTCGGGGCGACCAAGAAATATCCAATTGCTATGGTTCAGTCATC is drawn from Fusarium graminearum PH-1 chromosome 3, whole genome shotgun sequence and contains these coding sequences:
- a CDS encoding bys protein: MPKATTPTAMRQTRRHNPLEDDITATGILKNKPSKKRSKGNDDEAENFVDDRASRTILRIGRELAEEENAGKPVAAKPTIDNFGYDSRFGDEAEDENKVYDDDEAWGEDDEVVEEIEVDPNDLDMYRKFMPDEEDDDLLKHGWDLKPTGEEQGDSVNLADLILEKIAAHEAAQERRENNLGPPDEEEFELPEKVVDVYTKVGQILARYKSGPLPKPAKIMPTVPNWEALVNITQPESWSTNACYQMTRIFISSKPQVAQRFMEMVILDRVREEIYETKKLNVHLFNSLKKALYKPAAFFKGFLFPLVGSGTCTLREAHIISAALVRVSIPVLHSAAALKGLCDIAAQEASHGTEGGGATNIFIKALLEKKYALPFQVIDALVFHFLRFRSVDPASVKAGDNMSGINEGDAKTKLPVIWHQCLLAFAQRYKGDVTEDQREALLDLLLTHGHSAIGPEVRRELLAGRGRGVPIEQTGPALDGDDTMLID